GGCGGGCCGGGCGCCGAGCCCGGCCACGATGGTCCGGACGATGGCCAGGGCGTGCGGGTCGTCCTCGGCCAGATGGTCCGTCACGCCCGAGGTACGGGAGTGCAGGTCGCCGCCGCCCAGCTCCTCGGCGGTGACCACCTCGCCGGTCGCGGCCTTCACCAGCGGCGGGCCGCCCAGGAAGATGGTGCCCTGGTTCCGGACGATCACCGCCTGGTCGCTCATCGCCGGGACGTACGCGCCGCCCGCCGTGCAGGAACCGAGCACCGCCGCGATCTGCGGGATGCCGGCGGCGGACAGTCGGGCCTGGTTGTAGAAGATCCGGCCGAAGTGGTCGCGGTCCGGGAAGACCTCGTCCTGCATCGGCAGGAAGGCGCCGCCGGAGTCGACCAGATAGATGCAGGGCAGCTGGTTCTCCAGCGCCACTTCCTGGGCCCGGAGGTGCTTCTTGACCGTCATCGGGTAGTAGGTGCCGCCCTTGACGGTGGCGTCGTTGGCGACCACCACCACCTCGCGCCCGGCCACCCGGCCGATGCCAGCGATCACGCCCGCCGCCGGGGCAGCCCCGTCGTACAGGCCGTCCGCCGCGAGCGGGCTGAGCTCCAGGAAGGGGGAGCCGGGGTCGAGCAGGGTGTCCACCCGGTCGCGCGGCAGCAGCTTGCCCCGCGCGGTGTGCCGGGCGCGGGACTTGGCGCCGCCGCCGAGGGCCGCCGCCGCAAGCTTCTCGCGGAGTTCGGCGACCAGGGCTCGGTGGGCGGCGGTGTTGGCCCGGTACGCCTCCGAGCCGGGGTCGGCCGCGCTGGTCAGCCGGGGTGCGGGCGCCGCAGCCGGATCGACGGGTGCGGCCGACGGCTGAGCAGCAGCAGGCCCGGCGAACGGGCCCGCAAACGGACCGGCGAGCGGACCGACGGTGGAGATGGCCATCCCAAGAGCTCCCTTGCCCTCGGAGAGCGGACGGGACGGGCGGTCGAACGGGTAGCCCGACACCCGAATCCGCCCAAGGTTAATGAGCGTTAACTCGTGGGCTCAGGTTAACCATGGATAACCCCACTGTCTACGATGGGTGGCATGCCGAACGTCCCAGCAACCCCCGCAGTCCCGCGTCGCGACCAGATCCGCAAGGAAGCGGCCCGGCTGTTCGCCGCGCGTGGCTTCCTCGGCGTGGGCGTGGACGAGATCGGCAAGGCGGTCGGGA
This genomic interval from Kitasatospora gansuensis contains the following:
- a CDS encoding carboxyl transferase domain-containing protein, whose amino-acid sequence is MAISTVGPLAGPFAGPFAGPAAAQPSAAPVDPAAAPAPRLTSAADPGSEAYRANTAAHRALVAELREKLAAAALGGGAKSRARHTARGKLLPRDRVDTLLDPGSPFLELSPLAADGLYDGAAPAAGVIAGIGRVAGREVVVVANDATVKGGTYYPMTVKKHLRAQEVALENQLPCIYLVDSGGAFLPMQDEVFPDRDHFGRIFYNQARLSAAGIPQIAAVLGSCTAGGAYVPAMSDQAVIVRNQGTIFLGGPPLVKAATGEVVTAEELGGGDLHSRTSGVTDHLAEDDPHALAIVRTIVAGLGARPAKPWPLSPVEAPAVDPAGLYGAVPVDPRTPYDVREVIARLVDGSRFAEFKAEYGATLVTGFARIHGHPVGIVANNGVLFAESAMKGAHFIELCDQRGIPLLFLQNITGFMVGRQYEAGGIAKHGAKMVTAVACTRVPKLTVVIGGSYGAGNYSMCGRAYSPRFLWMWPGAKISVMGGEQAASVLATVRRDQFDAQGEEWPAEAEEEFKRPVREQYERQGNAYYATARLWDDGVIDPLDTRTAVGLALTACANAPLAPAKPYGVFRM